The following DNA comes from Blattabacterium cuenoti.
TCCATAGAAAGTGTTTTTGGAATAAAACCATAATCTGTTGGATAACTCATAGGAGAATATAAAACTCGATCTAATCGAATAAGATTATTTTTTTTATCAAACTCATATTTATTTCTACTTCCTTTTGGTATTTCAATGAGTACATCAAAGTTTACTTCCATATTTTTATATTATTGTTGTATAACAGTTAAATTTTTCTAGATATAAAGCTACTCTTTTTGCAAAACGACCACCTAATTCTCCATCTATAACACGATGATCATAAGAATGAGATAAATAAATTTTATGTCTGATTCCTATTAAATCTCCTTTTGGGGTTTCTATAATTGATAATTTCTTTTGAATTAATCCTATAGCCATAATAGCAACTTGTGGTTGATGTATAATTGGAGTTCCAAAAAGATTACCAAAACTACCTATATTACTGATAGTATAGGTTCCACCTTTAGTTTCTTCAGGTTTTAATTGATTAGATTTAGCTCTTTTTATTAAATCGTTGATAATTTTTATTAATCCTCCTAAATTGTAGGAATCTGCATGTTTAATTACTGGAACAATTAAATTACCGTTAGGTAAAGCTGTTGCTAATCCAATATGGATATTTTTCTTTCTTATTATGTTTGTTCCATTAATAGATATATTGATCATAGGAAGATCTTTTATCGCTTTCACTACGCATTCTACAAAAACGGACATTAAAGTCAGTTTTTCTCCCGTATTTTTTTGAAAAGTCTCTTTCATTTTTTCTCTCCATTCTACAACGTTTGTAACATCTGCTTCAACAAAAGAAGTTACATGTGCAGATATATTTTTACTTTTAATCATATGTTCTGCAATGATTTTACGCATTCTATCCATTTCTACAATAACTTCTTCGTTTTCTTTATCATTGTTTTTTTCACATGATAAAAAAATATCATCATATTTAGGAGAAATTATTTTATTTTTTTTTATACTCTGAAGATAGTTTAATATATCTATTTTAGTAACTCTTCCTTTTCTTCCTGTACCTTCTATAGAGTTTAGTTCATAAATGCTAATCCCCTCTCTATGAGCAATAGTACGTACAAGAGGAGAAAAATATTTTTTATTTTCAGAAGAAAATATATAATTCTCTTTTATAGAAAAAATTTTTTCTTCCGTCTCTAAAATCGCTATTGATTTACCAATTTTAGCTATTTCATTAGTAGCTAATAATTTCTTTTTTAAGATACCATTAACCGGAGAAGTAATTTCAGAATCTACTTTATCCGTGGCTATTTCTACTAAAACGTCTTCTTTTTTTATGGAATCTCCCTCTTTTTTTAACCAACGAATGATAGTAGCCTCAGCTATACCTTCACCCATGGCGGGGAGCCTTAAATTATACTCTTCCATATAGATTAATCGTTTTATATTTGCAAATTAGGGATCAGACTTCATACATAAAATAAAATCAAAAATAATAAATTCATTTTAAAAAATGAAAATTCTTTCTTTAAATCAAATCAAAAAAATGGATCAATATTGTATTGATTACGAATCAATTTCTTCATTAAAATTAATGAAACGAGCAGCTAAAAGTTGTTTTAATTGGATTATAAATTATAAATATTTTCAACTTAAAAAAGTTCCATTTATAGTATTAGCAGGAAATGGAAATAATGGAGGAGACGGACTTTATTTAGCTAAAATGTTATATTTATATGGAGAAAAAGTTTCTGTATACATAATTAATATTTCTAATCATTATTCAAATGAATTTTTAATCAATAAAGAGGAAATATTAAAACATAAAATAGGATTGAAAATTATTTGTGAGAAAGATCAATTTCCTTGTTTAGATCCAAATA
Coding sequences within:
- a CDS encoding dihydrolipoamide acetyltransferase family protein, with the protein product MEEYNLRLPAMGEGIAEATIIRWLKKEGDSIKKEDVLVEIATDKVDSEITSPVNGILKKKLLATNEIAKIGKSIAILETEEKIFSIKENYIFSSENKKYFSPLVRTIAHREGISIYELNSIEGTGRKGRVTKIDILNYLQSIKKNKIISPKYDDIFLSCEKNNDKENEEVIVEMDRMRKIIAEHMIKSKNISAHVTSFVEADVTNVVEWREKMKETFQKNTGEKLTLMSVFVECVVKAIKDLPMINISINGTNIIRKKNIHIGLATALPNGNLIVPVIKHADSYNLGGLIKIINDLIKRAKSNQLKPEETKGGTYTISNIGSFGNLFGTPIIHQPQVAIMAIGLIQKKLSIIETPKGDLIGIRHKIYLSHSYDHRVIDGELGGRFAKRVALYLEKFNCYTTII